In Mastomys coucha isolate ucsf_1 unplaced genomic scaffold, UCSF_Mcou_1 pScaffold5, whole genome shotgun sequence, one genomic interval encodes:
- the Sqstm1 gene encoding sequestosome-1 isoform X2: MASLTVKAYLLGKEETTREIRRFSFCFSPEPEAEAQAAAGPGPCERLLSRVAALFPTLRPGGFQAHYRDEDGDLVAFSSDEELTMAMSYVKDDIFRIYIKEKKECRREHRPPCAQEASRNMVHPNVICDGCNGPVVGTRYKCSVCPDYDLCSVCEGKGLHREHSKLIFPNPFGHLSDSFSHSRWLRKLKHGHFGWPGWEMGPPGNWSPRPPRAGDGRPCPTTESASAPPPEDPSVNFLKNVGESVAAALSPLGIEVDIDVEHGGKRSRLTPTTPESSSTGTEDKNNTQPSSCSSEVSKPEGAGEGPTQSLTEQMKKIALESMGQPEEQMESDNCSGGDDDWTHLSSKEVDPSTEADPRLIESLSQMLSMGFSDEGGWLTRLLQTKNYDIGAALDTIQYSKHPPPL, translated from the exons ATGGCGTCGCTCACGGTGAAGGCCTATCTTCTGGGCAAGGAGGAGACGACCCGCGAGATCCGCCGCTTCAGCTTCTGCTTCAGCCCGGAGCCGGAGGCCGAAGCCCAGGCCGCGGCCGGCCCGGGGCCCTGCGAGAGGCTGCTGAGCCGAGTGGCTGCGCTGTTCCCCACGCTGCGGCCTGGCGGCTTCCAGGCGCACTACCGCG ATGAGGATGGGGACTTGGTTGCCTTTTCGAGTGACGAGGAGCTGACAATGGCTATGTCCTATGTGAAAGATGACATCTTCCGCATCTACATTAAAG AGAAGAAGGAGTGCCGGCGGGAACATCGCCCACCATGTGCTCAGGAGGCATCCCGAAACATGGTGCACCCCAATGTGATTTGTGATGGTTGCAATGGGCCTGTGGTGGGAACTCGCTATAAGTGCAGTGTGTGCCCAGACTACGACCTGTGCAGCGTCTGCGAGGGGAAGGGCCTGCACAGGGAGCACAGCAAGCTCATCTTTCCCAACCCCTTTGGCCACCTCTCTGAT AGCTTCTCTCATAGCCGCTGGCTTCGGAAGCTGAAACATGGACACTTTGGCTGGCCTGGCTGGGAGATGGGCCCACCGGGGAACTGGAGCCCACGTCCTCCCCGAGCAGGAGATGGCCGCCCTTGCCCCACAACTGAGTCGG CTTCTGCTCCACCACCAGAGGATCCCAGTGTCAATTTCCTGAAGAATGTGGGGGAGAGCGTGGCAGCTGCCCTCAGCCCTCTAG GCATTGAGGTTGACATTGATGTGGAACATGGAGGGAAGAGAAGCCGCCTGACACCCACCACCCCAGAAAGTTCCAGCACAGGCACGGAAGACAAGAATAACACTCAGCCAAGCAGCTGCTCTTCGGAAGTCAGCAAACCTGAAGGAGCTGGCGAGGGCCCTACTCAGTCTCTGACAGAGCAAATGAAAAAGATAGCCTTGGAGTCGATGGGCCAGCCAGAG GAACAGATGGAGTCGGATAACTGCTCAGGAGGAGATGATGACTGGACACATTTGTCTTCAAAAGAAGTGGACCCATCCACAG AGGCTGATCCCCGGCTGATTGAGTCACTCTCCCAGATGCTGTCCATGGGTTTCTCGGATGAAGGTGGTTGGCTCACCAGGCTTCTACAGACCAAGAATTATGACATCGGGGCTGCTCTGGACACGATCCAGTATTCAAAGCACCCTCCACCATTGTGA
- the Sqstm1 gene encoding sequestosome-1 isoform X1: MASLTVKAYLLGKEETTREIRRFSFCFSPEPEAEAQAAAGPGPCERLLSRVAALFPTLRPGGFQAHYRDEDGDLVAFSSDEELTMAMSYVKDDIFRIYIKEKKECRREHRPPCAQEASRNMVHPNVICDGCNGPVVGTRYKCSVCPDYDLCSVCEGKGLHREHSKLIFPNPFGHLSDSFSHSRWLRKLKHGHFGWPGWEMGPPGNWSPRPPRAGDGRPCPTTESASAPPPEDPSVNFLKNVGESVAAALSPLGIEVDIDVEHGGKRSRLTPTTPESSSTGTEDKNNTQPSSCSSEVSKPEGAGEGPTQSLTEQMKKIALESMGQPEEQMESDNCSGGDDDWTHLSSKEVDPSTGELQSLQMPESEGPSSLDPSQEGPTGLKEAALYPHLPPEADPRLIESLSQMLSMGFSDEGGWLTRLLQTKNYDIGAALDTIQYSKHPPPL, from the exons ATGGCGTCGCTCACGGTGAAGGCCTATCTTCTGGGCAAGGAGGAGACGACCCGCGAGATCCGCCGCTTCAGCTTCTGCTTCAGCCCGGAGCCGGAGGCCGAAGCCCAGGCCGCGGCCGGCCCGGGGCCCTGCGAGAGGCTGCTGAGCCGAGTGGCTGCGCTGTTCCCCACGCTGCGGCCTGGCGGCTTCCAGGCGCACTACCGCG ATGAGGATGGGGACTTGGTTGCCTTTTCGAGTGACGAGGAGCTGACAATGGCTATGTCCTATGTGAAAGATGACATCTTCCGCATCTACATTAAAG AGAAGAAGGAGTGCCGGCGGGAACATCGCCCACCATGTGCTCAGGAGGCATCCCGAAACATGGTGCACCCCAATGTGATTTGTGATGGTTGCAATGGGCCTGTGGTGGGAACTCGCTATAAGTGCAGTGTGTGCCCAGACTACGACCTGTGCAGCGTCTGCGAGGGGAAGGGCCTGCACAGGGAGCACAGCAAGCTCATCTTTCCCAACCCCTTTGGCCACCTCTCTGAT AGCTTCTCTCATAGCCGCTGGCTTCGGAAGCTGAAACATGGACACTTTGGCTGGCCTGGCTGGGAGATGGGCCCACCGGGGAACTGGAGCCCACGTCCTCCCCGAGCAGGAGATGGCCGCCCTTGCCCCACAACTGAGTCGG CTTCTGCTCCACCACCAGAGGATCCCAGTGTCAATTTCCTGAAGAATGTGGGGGAGAGCGTGGCAGCTGCCCTCAGCCCTCTAG GCATTGAGGTTGACATTGATGTGGAACATGGAGGGAAGAGAAGCCGCCTGACACCCACCACCCCAGAAAGTTCCAGCACAGGCACGGAAGACAAGAATAACACTCAGCCAAGCAGCTGCTCTTCGGAAGTCAGCAAACCTGAAGGAGCTGGCGAGGGCCCTACTCAGTCTCTGACAGAGCAAATGAAAAAGATAGCCTTGGAGTCGATGGGCCAGCCAGAG GAACAGATGGAGTCGGATAACTGCTCAGGAGGAGATGATGACTGGACACATTTGTCTTCAAAAGAAGTGGACCCATCCACAGGTGAACTCCAGTCTCTACAGATGCCAGAATCGGAAGGGCCAAGCTCTCTAGACCCCTCACAGGAAGGACCCACAGGGCTGAAGGAAGCTGCCCTATACCCACATCTCCCACCAG AGGCTGATCCCCGGCTGATTGAGTCACTCTCCCAGATGCTGTCCATGGGTTTCTCGGATGAAGGTGGTTGGCTCACCAGGCTTCTACAGACCAAGAATTATGACATCGGGGCTGCTCTGGACACGATCCAGTATTCAAAGCACCCTCCACCATTGTGA